TTCTGCGCTCCTCACGGAGCCAGTCTGTCCATTCCCGGCTTTTTTGACGGTGTTCGGCGTAGGTACGTGAAAACGCGTGGGTTCCTTCCGGCGTGGCGACCATGTACATGTAATTGTGATCCTCGGGATAGAGCGCTGCCGAGATAGCTGCATATGAGGGATTGGTAATGGGGCCGGGCGGCAGTCCGTGGATTCGATAGGTATTGTAGGGATGATCAATGCGGTAGTCGGCAAACACCAGGCGGGCACGTTCTCCCTTGGCGTAATTCACTGTGGGATCGGCCTGAAGCCGCCATCGCCGGTTGAGCCGGTTCCAGTAAAGACCACTGATGGCGGGCTTTTCATGATCATAGCGCGCCTCCCATTCAATAATTGAGGCCAGGGTGGTGATTTCATCCACCGTTCTCCCCAGCTCCTCCATGCGGCCGGCATGGGGCTGCGTAACACGGCTGTCGAACTCCGACAAAAGCCTTGCGAGCAGTCTGCGCGGCCCCGTAGTCCAGAATACCTCGTACGTATCGGGAAGCATTCTTCCATAAATCAGATGTGGCTCCAGTTCGTGCTGGTTCAGAAACGCGGTGTCGCGCATGGCTTCCTCCAGCTCGCCAATCTCAAACCGCATCTGCCGGGCGATATGGATTTTAAGCGCCTCTTTGGATGCTCCTGCCGGAACACGAAGCGGCATAGGATCCTGCAGGCCCAGCGCGAATCGGGTCAGGAAATCCTGATAGCTGACAGGGCCCTCCAGCACGTATCGTCCCGGGTTAAACCGGCGGTAGCCAAAAATATCGGATGCCCACTGCAGTTCTTTTCGATCGTAAACTACGTGTTGCTCGTCAAGCAGCTCCATAAGCTCCTCAAGCGTAGACGGCTCATACAGGAACAATTCGGCCGCAACCGAAGCGTTGATGGCCTCGCTGCTGTACAAGCGATAACTTCTCGATAAAAAAACCAACAGAAAAGAGAGGCTGAAAACCAGAACGGCAATTCCCCACTGTTTCCAGCTGAGGTGTCCGAAAAATGTGATGCTCATTGCTTTTGAACCCGATTAATATACTTCGATAATCTCTTTGTCCTTGTTCCTGGAGCGTATCATGGATACGATGGATGTGACACCGTACAGGAGCAAAAACGCAGCCACTATGATGGATATGATATCGGGAAACATAATCAGCAGAACAGCCGCCAGCAGCGGAAAAACCGCAAATCCCGTAAGGCCGCCGCTGAGCAGCGAACCGATCCCTATTACCAGCAGAAAAAACGCAAAGAAGTACGGTATGAATGATGGAAACGCAAAAATAAACACTCCGGTTACCACCGAGGCGGCAACAATGAGCGAAGGGGTACGAAAGAAAAGAAATACCAGGCCGGTGGCGATCAGGTAACTACCCAGGATGTAGTAAAGGGAATCGGGCCATAACAGGACCAGTACACCCGTTAAAATCGCCAGCAACGAGTGAAACAGCCGCCGCTTGCCGGAATTGTTGTTCATGATGAACTGGATATGAGTGGCCATGAATGATACCGGTTGAATCAGGGGGTTTCAATGGAACCGGAAAAATACAAAGAACCGGAGGTTAATAGAAACAAATTGCCGCCGATTACAGCCAAATCTCTCAATGGCTTCCCGGCAATATCCGGTGCCCAGTTGCCCAGGTGCTCCCCGGACATGTTGAACCGGTGAATGACACCGCCGGACAGAACCCATATGTTCCGGTCAATCACCCTTACGCGGCCAAGGTGGGGGAACGTACCTATCACAGCCAGTTCATGGCCCCCGTCAGTGATGACATGCACCCGCCCGCCTCCCTTGTCGGCAATAAACAGGGATTCGTCGGCATACATCAGCGCGGAGGGCCGATCCAGACCGTCAATTGGGAAGTACTGCAAAAAGCTCCCGTTCGCGTTGAAGTGGTAGATCCTCTTGTTATCGGCATCGAGCACGAACAGCTCTCCGATGGTATTGGAGGTGACATCTTCCGGAGTAAATGGCGCTTCGCCTGCCGCCCAGGCCGGAACGGCAAGGCTGCGAACATACGCCATCGTTTCGTCCAGCAGGTGTACCTGGCGTTCCGCGGAGCCGACCACCGCCAGAAAGGTTTCAGCGGCGTTTGCCATCGCCTCGGGCCGGTCAAATATGGAGAGCTCAATCGTCTCCACCAGACCGGCAGATGCGCCGCGGTCGACGCCTATTTCGGGTCCGGCTCCGGGACATTCATGGCCGGACTGCCGGTATCCGGCTGGAATGCGATATCTTTTTATACGGCCGGCATTGGCATCACTCACCAGCAGATCGCCGTCAAAGCCGTCGGTCAGAGTATGTGCACTGTCAAACGGTCCGCCCACCATTTCAACCGACAGGGTCACCGTATCCATACGAGCCTGTTGATGCGGCGTATCGGGATCATCCGGGGAGAAAGCCGGTAATCCACGCGGGGTCGCATCTGCAGACGCCGGCAGACCCAGACCGGATAGCAGAAGCAAGAAGACTACGGTTAATACATGGTGTCGCATAAATTTCGGTTTTTTCCACAGAATATGTTGATCGGCCGGATAGCCCGGCAAGCTTTTACTGATGCAAAGGCCATCTGACCCGGCATTGTTCGTTTTTTACCGTTTTGGCGTTGTCGGGAATCTGACAGGCGGATGACCATCAACCAACACATCCGGAAAAATAAACGCCGGTTACTTGCAGCATGAAGAAGAAATTCGCCTGTCGGTTGGAAAAATGGAGCCAATGGGGAAATCCGGCAATCAGGGCCAGGAGATATAAACCTGCCCGGTCATCCCCTGTTCAACAGGAACGTCCTTCTGGATAAAAAAGCGTGCCGGAGGCCGAAACGGGTCAACCTGACCGGCATCCCATCTTCTGTGGCCCTCGCGAATCTCATACGCCTGCAGAATGTAACTGCCGGGGGGCAAATCCGTCAGTTCCACGGTATCGGTAAAAATCGTGTCGGCTGCCTCAAAACCCTGCTCGTCGGTCAGTGAAAGCCGGAAGCGCGCGGTATCGGCCGGCGGATCATCAAAAAGCACTTCAAGTCCGCCAAGCTGGTTATCAAAATGGATGTTCGGAATGATGCTGCGCCGGTCCATCTGCTCCTCGTCCCAGACGCGAATCTCGTAATCCTCTCCCCGTTGCCATTCGCCGTCCGGATAAACCATCAGCAGGTTATCCACGGTGACGGCGGGTTCCCAGGGCTGAAACGTCGACTCCGACTCCACAACGACCAGGGAGTCGAGCACCTGCGGGGTATCGTCCAGAAGTTTCGCGTAACGCACTATGATTGGTTCATCAGGCCGAATACCGTGTCGGGTATCATGGGAAACATAGCGCGCGTAGGTGGTATCGGGTTCATCCGATCCCGGAAACAGGTCTACGTCAATTTCGGCTTCGTTGCCCCCAAGGTCTGAAACGCCTCTGAGTTCCAGGCGATACGACTGTCCGTCGGGCAGCGGATTCAATGCTTCGGCCAGCATGACATTGCTGTTGTCCCGGTCCACATAGAGCGGTACGGCATCGGTGGCAGGATTGCCGTCTTCGTGGAAAACGGTGATTCCGGCTCCTTCCAGAAACTGCACGGATTCGCTGAAACGAAGCCGGAGACGCACTTCCGACAGCATGCCCACCGCCAGAAGCACGGGCGGGATGGTATCCATTTTCATTACGAAAACGGTGCCGGCATCCAGTTCGCCGCCGGGGTCGAGTTCGAGCGTGTCGGTGCGAAACGGTTGCGCGGCCTCTCTTTGGCGGTCCCATCGGCGGTTCCGGTTGCGGTCATCGAGCCAAAACGCTTTGTAGCTGCCTTCCCGCAGATAGTTAAACCGCACCACCCCG
The sequence above is drawn from the Balneolales bacterium ANBcel1 genome and encodes:
- the mltG gene encoding endolytic transglycosylase MltG, which produces MSITFFGHLSWKQWGIAVLVFSLSFLLVFLSRSYRLYSSEAINASVAAELFLYEPSTLEELMELLDEQHVVYDRKELQWASDIFGYRRFNPGRYVLEGPVSYQDFLTRFALGLQDPMPLRVPAGASKEALKIHIARQMRFEIGELEEAMRDTAFLNQHELEPHLIYGRMLPDTYEVFWTTGPRRLLARLLSEFDSRVTQPHAGRMEELGRTVDEITTLASIIEWEARYDHEKPAISGLYWNRLNRRWRLQADPTVNYAKGERARLVFADYRIDHPYNTYRIHGLPPGPITNPSYAAISAALYPEDHNYMYMVATPEGTHAFSRTYAEHRQKSREWTDWLREERRKRAEMEREEALRRAEEQN
- a CDS encoding DUF3096 domain-containing protein: MATHIQFIMNNNSGKRRLFHSLLAILTGVLVLLWPDSLYYILGSYLIATGLVFLFFRTPSLIVAASVVTGVFIFAFPSFIPYFFAFFLLVIGIGSLLSGGLTGFAVFPLLAAVLLIMFPDIISIIVAAFLLLYGVTSIVSMIRSRNKDKEIIEVY
- a CDS encoding Ig-like domain-containing protein, with amino-acid sequence MLNRIPGFLYYPAILLGPLLLLQCATPTQPTGGPPDRTPPQLVETRPATGTTSFDGDRIRFEFDKYIDRNSFEQAFRIEPDLLIDYDVSWSRRTATVRFDEPLPDTTTIIFTLGTDLRDTRGNSITSPLQLALSTGPEIDDGRITAKVRDAVTGEGLMGERVVLYRHPADLSLPANYVGEADSAGVVRFNYLREGSYKAFWLDDRNRNRRWDRQREAAQPFRTDTLELDPGGELDAGTVFVMKMDTIPPVLLAVGMLSEVRLRLRFSESVQFLEGAGITVFHEDGNPATDAVPLYVDRDNSNVMLAEALNPLPDGQSYRLELRGVSDLGGNEAEIDVDLFPGSDEPDTTYARYVSHDTRHGIRPDEPIIVRYAKLLDDTPQVLDSLVVVESESTFQPWEPAVTVDNLLMVYPDGEWQRGEDYEIRVWDEEQMDRRSIIPNIHFDNQLGGLEVLFDDPPADTARFRLSLTDEQGFEAADTIFTDTVELTDLPPGSYILQAYEIREGHRRWDAGQVDPFRPPARFFIQKDVPVEQGMTGQVYISWP